The Leclercia adecarboxylata genome has a segment encoding these proteins:
- a CDS encoding HNH endonuclease: MVKVININGNLVELPEPSAKLSKAESPDGRFSKPKNKISKIQRAELRMKFGGRCAYCGCKLPEKGWHADHVEPVRRDFELVRAPVGSGVTHVARSTGKVMHPELHAIENLFPSCAPCNLFKGAFSVEGMRKEITKQVERARAYSVNFRTAERFGLLHIVEKPVVFWFEQYNEQKQNE, encoded by the coding sequence ATGGTCAAGGTGATAAATATCAACGGGAATTTAGTTGAATTACCTGAGCCCTCAGCAAAGTTATCCAAAGCTGAATCACCTGATGGTAGGTTCTCAAAACCTAAAAATAAGATCTCTAAAATACAGCGAGCTGAGCTGCGAATGAAATTTGGGGGGCGTTGTGCCTATTGTGGTTGCAAGCTTCCTGAAAAAGGGTGGCATGCCGATCATGTTGAGCCTGTTCGACGCGACTTTGAACTGGTGAGAGCCCCTGTCGGCAGCGGCGTAACTCATGTTGCCCGAAGTACGGGTAAGGTTATGCACCCTGAACTGCATGCTATAGAAAACTTATTTCCATCATGCGCCCCCTGCAACCTTTTTAAAGGAGCTTTTAGTGTTGAAGGAATGAGAAAAGAAATTACCAAACAGGTTGAACGGGCTCGCGCATATAGCGTGAATTTCCGTACCGCAGAACGTTTTGGGTTGCTTCATATTGTAGAAAAACCGGTCGTCTTCTGGTTTGAGCAGTATAACGAACAGAAACAAAACGAATAA